From a single Triplophysa rosa linkage group LG17, Trosa_1v2, whole genome shotgun sequence genomic region:
- the star gene encoding steroidogenic acute regulatory protein, mitochondrial — MLPATFKLCAGISYRHMRNMTGLRKNAMIAIHHELNKLSGPGPSAWIKQIRRRSSLLSSRIVEETYSEAEQCYVQQGQEALQKSISILGDQDGWQTEIENANGDKVMSKVLPDVGKVFKLEVLLDQQTDDLYGELVDNMEQMGEWNPNVKQVKILQKIGADTMITHEVSAETPGNVVGPRDFVSVRCTKRRGSTCFLAGMSTRHTGMPEQRGFVRAENGPTCIVMRPSADDPNKTKFTWLLSLDLKGWIPKTVINRVLSQTQVDFANHLRHRMASGGGPQAVVAC; from the exons ATGTTGCCTGCGACGTTCAAACTGTGTGCTGGCATTTCCTACAGGCACATGAGGAACATGACAG GTCTGAGGAAGAATGCGATGATTGCAATCCACCACGAGCTGAACAAGCTTTCTGGTCCAGGTCCAAGTGCTTGGATCAAGCAAATCCGAAGAAGGAGCTCTCTGCTCA GCAGCCGGATTGTAGAGGAGACGTACAGTGAGGCTGAGCAGTGTTACGTGCAGCAGGGACAAGAAGCTCTGCAGAAGTCCATCAGCATCCTCGGTGACCAGGACGGCTGGCAAACAGAGATAGAGAAC GCCAATGGAGATAAAGTGATGAGTAAAGTATTACCAGACGTAGGGAAGGTTTTCAAGCTAGAAGTGCTGCTGGATCAGCAAACTGATGATCTTTATGGAGAGCTGGTGGATAACATGGAACAAATGGGGGAGTGGAACCCCAACGTCAAACAAGTCAAG ATCCTGCAGAAAATAGGTGCGGACACTATGATCACGCATGAGGTTTCTGCCGAAACACCTGGGAACGTGGTGGGCCCTAGAGACTTTGTAAGTGTCCGTTGTACTAAGCGGAGGGGCTCTACGTGCTTCCTAGCCGGGATGTCCACTCGCCATACTGGAATGCCTGAGCAGAGAGGATTTGTACG GGCTGAGAATGGACCCACCTGCATTGTGATGCGACCGAGCGCAGATGATCCCAATAAAACAAAGTTTACCTGGTTGCTCAGTTTAGATCTGAAG GGTTGGATCCCAAAGACCGTCATCAACCGGGTACTTTCTCAGACCCAAGTGGATTTCGCGAACCACCTCAGACACAGAATGGCATCCGGTGGAGGTCCGCAAGCAGTCGTAGCTTGCTAA